A single genomic interval of Bacillus smithii harbors:
- the qcrB gene encoding menaquinol-cytochrome c reductase cytochrome b subunit, with translation MLNKLYDWIDERLDITPLWRDIADHEVPEHVNPAHHFSAFVYCFGGLTFFIVVIQILSGMFLTMYYVPDIKNAWQSVYYLQNEVAFGQIVRGMHHWGASLVIVMIFLHTLRVFFQGAYKKPRELNWIVGVLIFFVMLGLGFTGYLLPWDMKALFATKVGLQIAAATPVIGEWLKVLLAGHHDIVGAQTLTRFFAIHVFFLPAILLGLMAAHFLMIRRQGISGPL, from the coding sequence TTGCTGAACAAACTGTATGATTGGATTGATGAACGTTTAGACATTACGCCTTTATGGCGGGATATAGCAGACCACGAGGTTCCAGAGCATGTGAATCCGGCGCATCATTTTTCTGCCTTCGTGTATTGTTTTGGAGGATTGACGTTTTTTATCGTTGTCATTCAAATTCTTTCTGGCATGTTTTTAACCATGTATTATGTACCGGATATTAAAAATGCTTGGCAATCGGTCTATTACTTGCAAAATGAAGTCGCTTTCGGACAAATTGTTCGTGGCATGCACCATTGGGGAGCCAGTCTTGTTATTGTAATGATCTTTTTACATACATTGCGGGTCTTTTTCCAAGGTGCATACAAAAAACCGCGCGAATTAAACTGGATAGTGGGCGTTTTGATCTTTTTTGTCATGCTGGGATTAGGCTTTACCGGTTATTTGTTGCCATGGGATATGAAAGCGCTATTTGCGACGAAAGTTGGTTTGCAAATTGCCGCGGCGACACCAGTGATTGGCGAGTGGCTGAAAGTATTGCTGGCCGGCCATCATGATATTGTAGGAGCACAAACTCTTACACGCTTTTTTGCCATACATGTCTTTTTCCTTCCTGCAATACTGCTCGGATTAATGGCTGCACACTTTTTGATGATCCGTAGGCAAGGCATTTCCGGCCCGCTCTAG
- a CDS encoding ubiquinol-cytochrome c reductase iron-sulfur subunit: protein MSKERVSRRQFLNYTLTGVGGFMAAGVLMPMLRFAIDPVLAAEGKGNFHATKQKVDDLTETPTRVDFTYEQKDAWYTSNVTQTAWVYKTKNGDIVALSPICKHLGCTVNWNANKSHPNMFFCPCHGGLYHKNGKNVPGTPPTKPLDVYPVKVKDGYLYLGKPKANNLV from the coding sequence ATGAGCAAGGAGCGTGTATCTAGACGCCAATTTCTAAATTATACGCTTACTGGTGTAGGCGGTTTCATGGCAGCTGGTGTTCTTATGCCGATGCTTCGTTTTGCCATTGATCCTGTCCTGGCAGCCGAAGGAAAAGGCAATTTTCATGCGACGAAGCAAAAGGTTGATGATTTGACAGAAACTCCAACGCGTGTAGACTTCACTTACGAGCAAAAGGATGCCTGGTATACGTCCAATGTCACTCAAACAGCCTGGGTTTATAAAACGAAGAATGGAGACATTGTGGCTCTTTCCCCTATTTGTAAGCATCTAGGCTGCACCGTCAACTGGAATGCAAACAAGTCCCACCCCAATATGTTTTTCTGTCCTTGCCACGGAGGTCTTTACCACAAAAATGGGAAAAACGTACCCGGTACTCCGCCTACAAAACCGTTAGACGTTTATCCGGTAAAAGTGAAAGACGGCTATTTGTATCTTGGAAAACCAAAGGCGAATAATCTCGTATAA
- a CDS encoding YpiF family protein: protein MIWNGRDARLYQQEKSFIDSAVIPLLPIDFGNEMRRSASQGEYIQLFSSCLEKQFRGRIMLFPAIVYLSQEITDEKSSLLNRWSDLLHEEGFMHLFFITSDANWKSRESQLKGTLIWLPATPMEDMDDSFKYDFIENQVKQYVHKILEKWEKQ, encoded by the coding sequence ATGATATGGAACGGGAGGGACGCACGACTTTATCAACAAGAAAAGAGCTTTATTGATAGTGCCGTGATACCGCTCTTGCCGATTGATTTTGGAAATGAAATGAGGCGATCCGCTTCACAAGGAGAATATATCCAATTGTTTTCGAGTTGTCTTGAAAAACAATTCAGAGGAAGAATCATGTTGTTTCCAGCCATTGTTTATTTATCACAAGAAATAACGGATGAAAAATCTTCACTCCTAAACCGCTGGTCTGATTTATTACATGAAGAAGGATTTATGCATCTGTTTTTTATCACGTCCGATGCCAACTGGAAATCAAGAGAAAGCCAGCTGAAAGGAACGCTGATTTGGCTCCCTGCGACCCCAATGGAGGATATGGACGATTCCTTTAAATACGATTTCATCGAAAATCAAGTCAAACAGTATGTACATAAGATTCTTGAGAAATGGGAAAAACAATAG
- a CDS encoding ReoY family proteolytic degradation factor, which yields MATPVSVNEKKDFIRWFLNHYQLKRRESVWILNYLMSHDQLMEKVHFVEDAQYCPRGIVMSTHCVDSTPFRFFKNNIMTTDAEKSFHDIRLNKDEDIYIELKFRGANTSHQYALVLEENPYMPRNLKITEKDRFLAEQFLKDSIYKFQKEKLLKAIDEALDKNDKEAFQILTEKLKELER from the coding sequence ATGGCAACCCCTGTTTCTGTGAATGAAAAGAAAGATTTTATTCGCTGGTTTTTAAATCATTATCAATTAAAAAGAAGAGAGTCGGTCTGGATTCTAAACTATTTAATGAGCCACGATCAATTGATGGAGAAAGTTCATTTTGTGGAAGATGCACAATATTGCCCTAGAGGAATTGTGATGTCCACACATTGCGTTGACAGTACTCCATTTCGTTTTTTCAAAAATAATATCATGACGACAGATGCCGAAAAATCCTTTCATGATATCCGCTTGAACAAAGATGAAGATATCTATATAGAATTAAAATTTCGCGGAGCCAATACTTCTCATCAATATGCGCTTGTGCTTGAAGAAAACCCTTATATGCCGAGAAATTTAAAAATCACCGAAAAAGATCGGTTTTTAGCAGAACAGTTTCTAAAGGACAGCATCTATAAATTTCAGAAAGAAAAACTTCTCAAGGCCATTGATGAAGCATTAGACAAAAATGATAAAGAAGCTTTTCAAATTTTAACTGAAAAGTTAAAAGAACTGGAACGATAA
- a CDS encoding tetratricopeptide repeat protein, with protein MNNVEKIIQLFENGQLDKAKKLIDKVKTSGSDEEQYLLAEELNQLGFPEDAKNLYQILLEKYPEEGELIVLLAETFVDLNQEEEAILLLEKIDASDPSYPRALLLLADLYQMQGLYEVSEQKLLMAKELAKDEPVIDFALGELYMEQGRYREAVDYYHKLIDQQIYELAGTQIRQRIAEALSAAGEFEEALPYYDDALDEKLEVNTLFGFGLTAYQAGYYQTAIEKFTELKALDPDYHSLYLYLARSYEHEEMLEQALQSIKEGISHDEFQKELYFLGGKIALKLQKEDEAESFFQQALRLDPGYLEAALTLNKLYMTQERYSDILDIIKQVQNEGEDDPQFLWDQAKALHGLEQYSEALKMYQKAYNDFKNNQDFLEEYGYFLLEEGKTQKAAEIFHKLLEKDPTNEEWILLLERLE; from the coding sequence ATGAACAACGTGGAAAAAATCATCCAATTATTTGAAAATGGACAATTAGATAAAGCAAAAAAGCTTATTGATAAAGTAAAAACAAGCGGGAGTGATGAAGAACAATATCTTCTTGCAGAAGAATTAAACCAGCTTGGATTTCCTGAAGATGCAAAGAATTTGTATCAGATTCTTCTGGAAAAATATCCTGAAGAAGGAGAATTAATTGTCCTTCTCGCCGAAACGTTCGTAGATCTCAATCAAGAAGAAGAGGCCATACTTCTTTTGGAAAAAATTGACGCCTCGGATCCGTCCTACCCACGAGCACTGCTGCTATTAGCTGATTTGTATCAAATGCAGGGATTGTATGAAGTAAGTGAGCAAAAACTGTTAATGGCCAAAGAATTAGCAAAAGATGAGCCTGTGATTGATTTTGCTCTTGGCGAACTTTATATGGAACAAGGACGGTATCGTGAAGCGGTTGATTACTATCATAAGTTAATCGATCAACAGATATACGAATTGGCGGGTACTCAAATTCGCCAACGAATCGCCGAAGCATTAAGCGCTGCCGGAGAATTTGAAGAGGCTTTGCCTTATTATGACGATGCATTGGATGAAAAATTAGAAGTCAATACTTTATTTGGCTTTGGGTTAACTGCCTATCAAGCCGGTTATTATCAAACGGCAATTGAAAAATTTACGGAATTAAAAGCCCTCGATCCTGATTATCACTCATTGTATCTTTATTTAGCAAGATCCTACGAGCATGAAGAAATGCTTGAACAAGCATTGCAATCGATTAAGGAAGGAATTTCACACGATGAATTTCAAAAGGAATTGTACTTCCTTGGAGGAAAGATTGCTTTGAAATTGCAAAAAGAGGACGAAGCGGAGTCATTTTTCCAACAGGCATTGCGATTAGACCCGGGCTATTTGGAAGCAGCACTCACTCTTAATAAATTATACATGACTCAGGAACGGTACAGCGACATATTGGATATTATTAAGCAAGTGCAAAACGAAGGGGAAGACGACCCTCAGTTTTTATGGGATCAAGCGAAAGCTCTTCACGGCTTAGAGCAATATTCAGAGGCATTAAAAATGTACCAGAAAGCATATAATGATTTTAAAAACAATCAAGATTTTCTTGAAGAATACGGTTATTTTCTTTTGGAAGAAGGAAAAACGCAAAAAGCTGCAGAAATATTTCATAAGCTGTTGGAAAAGGATCCGACCAATGAAGAATGGATTCTTTTGCTGGAAAGACTTGAGTGA
- the aroA gene encoding 3-phosphoshikimate 1-carboxyvinyltransferase, producing MRLPHNHSHLRGVIHVPGDKSISHRAIMFGSIAQGKTTIRHFLRGQDCLSTIDCFRKLGVHIEEDGQQITILGKGWEGLEEPKDILYTGNSGTTTRLIMGILAGRPFHSVLMGDESIGRRPMDRVVLPLREMGASISGRENGKFTPISINGGSLRSIHYKMPVASAQVKSALLFAGLQAEETTVIEEMAPTRDHTEKMIKEFGGECIREGMTISVKGSQSFEGRDIYVPGDISSAAFFLAAGAIIPGSEIILKNVGLNPTRSGIIDVLKEMGADLELSDLSSNGEETGTIVIRYSQLKGIEIGGSLIPRLIDEIPIIALMATQAEGETVIKDAEELKVKETNRIDTVVGELKKLGADIESRKDGMVIRGKTALKGGKVSSFGDHRIGMMLAIAALLSKDPVDLENPECIAVSYPNFFDDLQKLI from the coding sequence ATGAGGTTGCCACATAATCATTCCCATTTACGTGGAGTCATTCATGTACCCGGAGACAAGTCGATTTCCCACCGTGCCATTATGTTTGGTTCAATCGCTCAAGGGAAAACCACAATTCGCCACTTTTTAAGAGGACAAGATTGTTTAAGCACCATAGACTGTTTTCGAAAACTAGGCGTTCATATAGAGGAAGATGGACAACAGATCACCATTTTAGGAAAAGGTTGGGAAGGGTTGGAAGAACCAAAGGATATATTGTACACAGGAAATTCCGGCACTACGACGAGATTAATAATGGGGATTCTTGCCGGCCGCCCTTTTCATTCCGTGCTCATGGGAGATGAATCCATAGGCAGACGGCCGATGGATCGCGTCGTTCTTCCGTTACGGGAAATGGGGGCCTCCATTTCGGGAAGAGAAAATGGCAAATTTACGCCGATTTCCATTAATGGAGGATCACTTCGGTCGATTCACTATAAAATGCCGGTAGCAAGTGCCCAAGTCAAATCCGCCTTGCTATTTGCAGGCCTCCAAGCGGAGGAGACCACCGTGATTGAAGAAATGGCCCCAACTAGAGACCATACCGAAAAAATGATCAAGGAATTTGGCGGTGAATGTATCCGAGAAGGCATGACCATTTCCGTTAAAGGATCTCAATCATTTGAAGGAAGAGACATTTATGTGCCGGGAGATATATCGTCAGCTGCCTTTTTCCTGGCGGCTGGAGCGATCATTCCAGGAAGCGAGATTATTTTAAAAAATGTAGGTTTAAATCCGACTCGTTCTGGAATCATTGATGTTTTGAAGGAAATGGGAGCGGATTTGGAGTTGTCTGATCTCTCGTCTAATGGCGAAGAAACGGGCACGATTGTGATACGCTATTCTCAATTAAAAGGCATCGAAATCGGAGGCAGTTTAATTCCGCGATTAATTGATGAGATTCCTATTATCGCTTTAATGGCTACTCAAGCAGAAGGGGAAACAGTGATTAAAGACGCGGAGGAATTAAAAGTAAAGGAAACAAACCGCATCGATACCGTCGTGGGAGAATTAAAAAAATTGGGAGCGGATATTGAATCGAGAAAAGATGGGATGGTCATACGGGGAAAAACGGCATTAAAAGGCGGTAAAGTGTCCAGTTTTGGAGATCATCGTATTGGAATGATGCTCGCCATAGCTGCTTTGCTGTCAAAAGATCCGGTCGATTTAGAAAACCCGGAATGCATTGCTGTCTCTTACCCCAATTTCTTTGACGATTTGCAGAAGTTGATTTAA
- a CDS encoding prephenate dehydrogenase: protein MKGTVLIAGIGLIGGSLALTIKEAHPHATVIGFDIKESERKLAKALGVVDEESDSFIELAARADLIILAVPVKQTEILIEELVQNADKLKKNVIVTDTGSTKARIMQKGKKLNDLGISFIGGHPMAGSHKSGVAAAKKILFENAFYLLTPDEQTSTEELNTLKEWLKGTKAKMIEVTPEEHDQLTGVISHFPHVIASSLVHQARHFDQQNPLVSRLAAGGFRDITRIASSNPEMWKDVSLHNKETLIQLLEVWQKEMHKFAELLKDENGEGLYEYFAAAKTFRDQLPSSSKGAIPAFYDLYVDVPDYPGVISEITGYLAEERISITNIRIMETREDVYGVLVISFQNDHDRMKAKKCIQKHTNYDVFLA, encoded by the coding sequence TTGAAAGGGACAGTTTTAATCGCCGGTATCGGTTTAATTGGAGGATCGCTGGCACTTACCATTAAAGAGGCTCATCCTCATGCAACTGTTATCGGCTTTGACATTAAAGAATCAGAGAGAAAATTGGCTAAAGCGCTAGGAGTGGTGGATGAAGAATCTGATTCTTTTATCGAGCTGGCAGCAAGGGCAGATCTCATCATTTTAGCTGTTCCTGTCAAGCAAACCGAGATTCTCATCGAGGAATTGGTCCAAAACGCGGACAAATTGAAAAAAAATGTCATTGTGACAGACACAGGCAGTACGAAAGCGAGAATCATGCAAAAAGGAAAAAAATTGAATGACTTGGGAATCTCCTTTATCGGAGGCCATCCGATGGCGGGATCCCACAAAAGCGGTGTAGCGGCTGCTAAGAAAATTCTTTTTGAAAATGCGTTTTATTTATTGACTCCCGATGAACAAACCAGTACTGAAGAGCTAAATACATTGAAGGAGTGGCTCAAAGGGACAAAAGCGAAAATGATCGAAGTGACTCCTGAAGAACATGATCAATTAACCGGAGTCATCAGCCATTTTCCTCACGTGATTGCGTCTTCCCTTGTCCATCAAGCCAGGCATTTTGACCAACAAAATCCGTTAGTGTCTAGGCTTGCGGCGGGTGGATTTCGCGATATTACACGCATTGCTTCCAGCAATCCTGAAATGTGGAAAGATGTTTCGTTGCACAACAAGGAGACGCTCATCCAGCTTTTAGAAGTATGGCAAAAAGAGATGCACAAATTTGCCGAGCTGTTGAAAGACGAAAACGGGGAAGGATTGTACGAATATTTTGCTGCGGCTAAAACGTTTCGCGATCAGCTGCCTTCTTCATCTAAAGGAGCAATTCCTGCCTTTTATGATTTATATGTGGATGTGCCCGACTATCCGGGGGTCATCTCAGAGATAACCGGCTACCTTGCCGAGGAAAGAATCAGCATCACCAATATTCGAATTATGGAAACGCGCGAAGATGTATACGGTGTTTTGGTCATCAGTTTTCAAAACGATCATGACCGTATGAAAGCAAAAAAATGTATTCAAAAACATACAAATTATGACGTATTTCTTGCGTAA
- the hisC gene encoding histidinol-phosphate transaminase, which translates to MKWKKQILDLEPYQPGRTIEAVKKEFNLEKVTKLASNENPFGCSPLVKEWLKNFDRSFALYPDGYATELRKEMAKRLNIEENQLLFGNGSDNILQVVSSTILEPGKNTVMAVPTFSQYLHNAVIAGAEVREVPLINGAHDLDGMLAAIDENTAIVWICNPNNPTGVYITEDEMIPFLKKVPDHVLVVLDEAYREYVVADDIYDAVSLVKTFKNVLVTRTFSKIYGMASFRVGYAFGHPDIIKYFNAVREPFNVNTFGQGAAVQALRDQEFIEECRKKNRQGLEQFYEFCRQEKLNFFPSQTNFVLIDFGCNGDDVFHYLMTKGYIVRSGNALGFPTSVRVTVGSKEQNEGVIEAMRSFIKERAIG; encoded by the coding sequence ATGAAATGGAAAAAACAAATATTAGATTTGGAGCCTTACCAACCTGGAAGAACAATAGAGGCAGTGAAAAAAGAATTCAATCTTGAGAAAGTAACGAAACTGGCATCCAATGAAAACCCGTTCGGCTGTTCTCCGCTTGTAAAAGAGTGGCTGAAAAATTTTGATCGTTCTTTTGCCCTTTATCCAGATGGATATGCAACCGAATTGCGCAAAGAGATGGCCAAACGCTTAAATATTGAAGAAAATCAGCTGCTTTTTGGCAATGGATCCGACAATATCCTACAAGTCGTTTCCAGCACGATTCTTGAGCCGGGAAAAAATACTGTCATGGCAGTGCCGACTTTTTCACAATATCTCCATAACGCAGTCATTGCAGGAGCAGAAGTGAGGGAAGTTCCACTGATCAACGGAGCTCATGACTTGGACGGAATGTTAGCGGCCATTGATGAAAACACGGCCATAGTGTGGATATGCAATCCCAATAATCCAACTGGGGTCTACATCACTGAGGATGAAATGATACCATTTTTGAAAAAAGTTCCGGATCATGTTCTGGTCGTGTTAGACGAAGCGTATAGAGAATACGTTGTAGCGGACGATATTTATGATGCTGTATCGTTGGTGAAAACATTCAAAAACGTTCTTGTTACTCGCACTTTTTCCAAAATATACGGTATGGCAAGCTTCCGAGTAGGCTACGCATTCGGTCATCCAGACATCATCAAGTATTTCAATGCGGTGCGCGAACCGTTTAATGTCAATACATTTGGCCAGGGAGCTGCCGTTCAAGCGCTTCGCGATCAAGAATTTATCGAAGAATGCCGCAAGAAAAACCGACAAGGACTTGAGCAATTTTACGAATTTTGCCGTCAAGAAAAGTTAAACTTTTTTCCCTCTCAAACCAACTTTGTTTTGATTGATTTTGGCTGTAACGGTGATGATGTCTTCCATTATTTAATGACAAAAGGCTATATCGTTCGATCAGGCAATGCCCTTGGATTCCCAACATCCGTTAGGGTGACGGTTGGTTCCAAAGAACAAAATGAAGGCGTCATTGAAGCGATGCGAAGCTTTATAAAAGAAAGAGCTATTGGCTAA
- the aroH gene encoding chorismate mutase produces the protein MIRGIRGATTVEQNEETEIIAATKQLLVEMIESNNIQPEDVASVFISVTKDVFAAFPAKALREIEGWTYVPVMCMQEIPVPDSLEKCIRIMMHVETAVPQEEIRHIYLNHATVLRPDLAGSNESNQK, from the coding sequence TTGATTAGAGGGATAAGAGGGGCGACAACCGTTGAACAAAATGAGGAAACCGAGATCATCGCTGCGACCAAGCAGCTTTTGGTCGAAATGATCGAATCGAATAACATTCAACCGGAAGATGTTGCTTCTGTTTTCATTTCTGTTACAAAAGATGTGTTTGCCGCTTTTCCAGCTAAGGCGCTTAGAGAAATCGAAGGTTGGACATACGTTCCTGTTATGTGTATGCAAGAAATCCCTGTTCCTGATAGTTTAGAAAAATGTATCAGGATTATGATGCATGTGGAAACGGCGGTTCCTCAGGAAGAAATCCGCCATATTTATTTGAATCACGCAACGGTTTTGCGTCCGGATTTAGCAGGATCAAATGAATCTAATCAAAAATAA
- the aroB gene encoding 3-dehydroquinate synthase — protein MEKMEVHTRNKTYPIWVGENALEMIPEIFKDKLSDATKILVIADKHVSRLYKEKLEKHLPTHVPFAWKEVPQGEAAKSMAVFESCITEALEQNLDRKSCIIAFGGGAAGDLAGYVAASYMRGIRFLQVPTTILAHDSAVGGKVAINHPLGKNMIGHFHQPEAVIFDTNFINSLPEKEVRSGFAEVIKHALIKDKTFLHQLTSTLVSFEKMDSDFLEMCLCKGISIKADIVSEDETEQGIRAFLNFGHTYGHALEATVGYGRITHGEAVMIGIVYALYLSKKKYSLDLDLSSFVDWIKRLGYSLDVPETISFNQLFSAMKRDKKTIGSSVRFVLLKEIGKPVIVEMNQEDLKEADQFIRSFSKL, from the coding sequence ATGGAAAAGATGGAGGTCCATACACGAAATAAAACCTACCCGATTTGGGTGGGAGAAAATGCGCTGGAAATGATTCCGGAAATTTTTAAGGATAAGCTGTCAGATGCCACGAAAATCCTGGTGATCGCCGATAAGCATGTTTCTCGTCTATATAAGGAAAAGCTTGAAAAGCATCTGCCGACCCATGTCCCGTTTGCATGGAAAGAAGTGCCTCAAGGGGAAGCGGCTAAATCAATGGCTGTTTTTGAATCGTGTATAACGGAAGCACTCGAACAAAATTTGGATCGAAAATCATGTATTATTGCTTTTGGTGGAGGAGCCGCGGGAGATCTGGCCGGATATGTGGCGGCTTCCTATATGAGAGGAATCCGTTTTTTACAAGTTCCAACCACCATTCTAGCCCACGACAGCGCTGTAGGAGGAAAAGTGGCCATCAACCATCCTCTTGGAAAAAATATGATCGGGCACTTCCATCAGCCAGAAGCGGTTATTTTTGATACGAATTTTATCAATAGTTTACCAGAAAAAGAGGTTCGTTCTGGATTTGCAGAAGTAATCAAACATGCGCTGATAAAAGATAAAACATTTTTACATCAGCTAACCAGTACGCTCGTGTCCTTTGAAAAGATGGACTCTGATTTTCTGGAAATGTGCTTATGCAAAGGCATCAGCATTAAAGCGGACATTGTTTCAGAAGATGAAACGGAACAAGGTATACGGGCATTTTTAAATTTTGGGCATACATATGGCCATGCATTGGAAGCGACTGTTGGCTACGGAAGAATAACTCATGGCGAAGCGGTTATGATTGGAATCGTATATGCATTGTATTTAAGCAAGAAAAAATACTCGCTTGACTTGGATTTGTCGTCTTTTGTAGATTGGATCAAACGACTGGGATATTCGTTGGATGTACCAGAAACGATCTCATTTAATCAGCTTTTCTCCGCCATGAAACGAGATAAGAAAACGATTGGCAGCTCCGTTCGGTTTGTGCTTCTCAAAGAAATTGGAAAGCCTGTCATTGTGGAGATGAATCAAGAAGACTTAAAAGAAGCGGATCAGTTTATTCGATCTTTCTCTAAACTTTGA
- the aroC gene encoding chorismate synthase, giving the protein MRYLTAGESHGPQLTAIIEGLPAGMPLTAEDINIELSRRQKGYGRGRRMQIEKDQVQIKGGVRHGLTLGSPVALVVENKDWKHWTNIMGIEAPEQPEETKRKVTRPRPGHADLNGGIKYGHRDMRNVLERSSARETTVRVAAGAVAKKLLKLLGIEIASHVVEIGGVKAKNLRYKSIKELQEVTEQSPVRCFDSEAEKEMMKAIDQAKEKGDSIGGIVEVVAEGMPAGVGSYVHYDRKLDAKIAAAIVSINAFKGVEFGIGFEAAGKFGSEVHDEIIWDEERGFSRKTNRLGGFEGGMTTGMPIVVRGVMKPIPTLYKPLQSVDIDTKEPFSASIERSDSCAVPAASVVAEAVVAWELAAAIVDQFYSDRMDALIRNVDEQRKYAREF; this is encoded by the coding sequence ATGAGATATTTAACAGCAGGAGAATCACATGGCCCTCAGCTAACTGCTATTATCGAGGGCCTTCCCGCAGGAATGCCTTTAACTGCGGAAGACATCAATATTGAATTAAGCCGTCGTCAAAAGGGCTATGGGCGAGGACGGCGAATGCAAATTGAAAAAGACCAGGTTCAGATCAAAGGCGGTGTTCGCCACGGACTGACATTAGGCTCACCTGTCGCTCTCGTTGTCGAGAACAAGGATTGGAAGCATTGGACCAACATTATGGGCATTGAAGCCCCGGAGCAACCGGAAGAAACAAAAAGAAAGGTTACGAGGCCACGTCCCGGTCATGCGGATTTAAATGGGGGAATCAAATACGGACACCGTGATATGCGAAATGTTCTTGAACGTTCGTCTGCGAGAGAAACGACCGTGCGAGTAGCAGCCGGTGCGGTTGCCAAAAAACTATTAAAACTGCTTGGAATCGAAATCGCTTCTCACGTAGTGGAAATAGGGGGAGTAAAGGCGAAAAACCTCCGCTACAAATCGATAAAAGAACTGCAAGAAGTCACTGAACAATCTCCGGTTCGTTGTTTTGACAGCGAAGCGGAAAAGGAAATGATGAAAGCGATCGACCAAGCAAAAGAAAAAGGAGATTCGATCGGCGGCATAGTGGAAGTAGTCGCTGAAGGAATGCCGGCAGGAGTCGGCAGCTATGTACATTATGACCGAAAGCTGGATGCAAAAATCGCGGCGGCGATCGTCAGCATCAATGCTTTCAAAGGCGTAGAATTCGGGATCGGCTTTGAAGCGGCCGGAAAGTTTGGCAGCGAAGTGCACGACGAAATCATTTGGGATGAAGAAAGAGGGTTTTCGCGGAAAACGAACCGTCTTGGCGGATTTGAAGGGGGAATGACAACCGGAATGCCGATAGTCGTCCGAGGAGTCATGAAGCCTATTCCAACACTTTATAAACCGCTTCAAAGTGTAGATATCGACACGAAAGAACCGTTTTCCGCCAGCATTGAGCGTTCCGACAGCTGTGCCGTCCCTGCTGCCAGCGTGGTCGCAGAAGCGGTTGTTGCTTGGGAATTAGCAGCGGCGATCGTTGATCAATTTTACAGCGACCGTATGGATGCGTTAATTCGAAACGTCGATGAACAAAGAAAGTATGCAAGGGAGTTTTAA
- a CDS encoding CheR family methyltransferase, producing MPDDYQAFIVSIKKKTGIDLSLYKEAQMKRRLTSLYQKRGFRSFQEFFQAMNTNSELLNECLDRMTINVSEFYRNRKRWEVLEKKIFPRMLAANKQLKIWSAACSTGEEPYTIAMILSQFLPLSQIRVLATDIDEKAIQKAKMGVYPERSLEEVPSEMKTKYFTKEGDFYRLSDEIKRTVQFRKENLFSDPFEKNYDLIVCRNVLIYFTEEAKDLLYKKFNAALKEGGVLFVGSTEQIFNPEVYGFEPEEPFFYRKL from the coding sequence ATGCCGGATGATTATCAAGCATTTATTGTTTCGATTAAGAAAAAAACAGGAATCGATCTTTCGTTGTATAAAGAAGCGCAAATGAAGAGAAGATTGACTTCCTTGTATCAAAAAAGGGGCTTTCGCTCTTTTCAAGAGTTTTTTCAAGCGATGAATACCAATTCCGAACTATTGAACGAATGTTTGGATCGAATGACGATTAACGTGTCGGAATTTTACCGCAACAGAAAACGATGGGAAGTTCTTGAGAAAAAGATTTTTCCAAGGATGCTGGCAGCAAACAAGCAGTTGAAAATTTGGAGTGCTGCTTGCTCGACTGGCGAAGAGCCATACACGATTGCCATGATATTGTCCCAGTTTCTCCCCTTATCGCAAATAAGGGTTCTTGCTACGGATATAGACGAAAAGGCGATTCAAAAAGCAAAAATGGGAGTATACCCGGAACGTTCTTTGGAAGAAGTTCCTTCGGAAATGAAAACAAAATACTTCACAAAAGAAGGAGATTTTTATCGCCTATCCGATGAGATAAAGCGTACGGTCCAATTTCGGAAAGAAAACTTGTTTTCAGATCCATTCGAGAAAAATTATGATTTGATCGTCTGCCGTAATGTGCTTATTTATTTTACAGAAGAAGCGAAAGATCTTTTGTATAAAAAATTTAACGCCGCATTGAAAGAAGGGGGCGTCCTATTTGTAGGGAGTACAGAGCAAATTTTTAATCCAGAAGTCTATGGCTTTGAACCGGAGGAACCTTTTTTTTATCGGAAATTATAA